In one window of Bdellovibrio bacteriovorus W DNA:
- a CDS encoding hypothetical protein (COG3839 ABC-type sugar transport systems, ATPase components): MRKLQRGEIVWAIVEEVHSSTEMLCSFEGKLLLLSNQSRRVFKPGDRVKLQVRAVEPLSFQIFSDLRFERLG, from the coding sequence ATGAGGAAGCTGCAAAGGGGTGAAATCGTTTGGGCCATCGTTGAAGAGGTTCACTCTAGCACCGAAATGCTTTGCAGCTTTGAGGGGAAGTTACTCTTATTAAGTAACCAATCCCGCCGAGTGTTTAAGCCCGGAGATCGAGTGAAGCTCCAAGTCCGCGCTGTTGAACCTTTAAGTTTTCAAATATTTAGTGATCTA